A single genomic interval of Primulina huaijiensis isolate GDHJ02 chromosome 7, ASM1229523v2, whole genome shotgun sequence harbors:
- the LOC140980708 gene encoding transmembrane emp24 domain-containing protein p24delta9-like translates to MYIQIQTQKRSLFLVLILGFCILVESIRFDLESGHTKCIAEDIKSNSMTVGKYHVVNPSEGNPLPDSHKITVRVTSAYGNSYHYSDHVHEGYFAFRATEAGEYMACFFAADNKPSTTITIDFDWKSGIAAKDWTNVAKKGSVESMELELKKMFDTVQSIHDEMFFLREREEEMQELNRSTNSKMAWLSILSLFVCLSVAGLQLWHLKSFFEKKKLI, encoded by the exons ATGTATATTCAAATTCAAACCCAAAAAAGGAGTCTTTTCCTAGTTTTGATTTTGGGTTTCTGCATTTTGGTCGAATCGATACGATTCGATCTGGAGTCGGGTCACACCAAATGTATAGCCGAGGATATCAAGAGCAATTCCATGACTGTTGGAAAGTATCATGTTGTGAATCCCAGTGAGGGCAACCCTTTGCCTGATTCTCACAAAATTACCGTCCGG GTAACATCAGCATATGGCAATAGCTATCACTATTCAGACCATGTCCACGAAGGTTATTTTGCATTTCGAGCTACAGAGGCAGGCGAGTACATGGCTTGCTTTTTTGCTGCTGATAACAAACCATCAACTACCATCACCATTGACTTTGATTGGAAATCTGGTATTGCCGCCAAGGATTGGACAAATGTAGCCAAGAAAGGTTCTGTTGAA TCGATGGAattagagttgaagaaaatGTTTGATACTGTCCAATCCATCCACGATGAGATGTTTTTCCTACGTGAAAG AGAAGAAGAGATGCAGGAACTCAACAGATCTACAAACTCAAAAATGGCTTGGTTGAGCATTCTCTCGCTTTTCGTTTGCTTATCTGTAGCAGGGCTGCAGCTATGGCATTTGAAATCCTTCTTTGAGAAAAAGAAGCTCATTTGA
- the LOC140980276 gene encoding uncharacterized protein: MSTHSLNLSGVISEAKCIINAHSRHFLALSVLFLLPLSFSIIVYPFLSQPTSILSSYNRVLLAQVPPADKFIPVLYALFVLIFSLFASASITYSTFHGFYGRPVKFVSSMKSILFSFLPLLVTLSIAAIFVGVVCLGVGLIAWLAFNGLLLFGFGIDYDGLFFMFSAILIAVLLIGAMVYVLAEWHLANVIVVVESQWGFAPLKRSCYLMKGMKKVGISMIVLFGLGIGLMSFSCLMLVPYIFSCFRLVPNSAGWIDRALLIVMCIVQAGIMTLWMLYAAASNVVLFMYCKALHGELALEIAQEFSREYVCLPFDDGKVPRVVYVA, translated from the coding sequence ATGTCAACCCACAGTCTAAACCTCAGCGGAGTCATCTCCGAAGCAAAATGCATAATCAACGCCCACTCCCGCCACTTCTTAGCTCTGTCAGTTCTCTTCCTCCTCCCCTTATCCTTTTCCATCATTGTTTACCCTTTTCTTTCTCAGCCCACTTCAATTCTGTCCAGCTATAACCGAGTTCTTCTCGCACAAGTCCCTCCTGCCGACAAATTTATCCCAGTTCTTTACGCGCTCTTTGTTCTGATATTCTCCCTTTTTGCCTCTGCATCCATCACCTACAGCACCTTCCATGGATTCTACGGTAGGCCTGTGAAATTTGTTTCCTCGATGAAgtcaattttgttttcttttctccCCCTTCTTGTGACTCTTAGTATAGCTGCCATTTTTGTGGGGGTGGTTTGCTTAGGCGTTGGGTTGATTGCGTGGTTGGCGTTTAATGGGCTCCTGTTATTTGGGTTTGGAATCGACTACGATGGCTTGTTTTTTATGTTTAGTGCTATATTGATAGCGGTGTTGCTTATTGGGGCGATGGTTTACGTTTTAGCTGAATGGCATCTGGCGAATGTGATTGTTGTGGTTGAATCACAGTGGGGGTTTGCGCCATTGAAGAGGAGCTGTTATTTAATGAAGGGAATGAAGAAAGTTGGAATTTCCATGATCGTATTGTTTGGTTTGGGGATTGGGCTCATGTCCTTTTCGTGTTTGATGTTAGTCCCGTATATCTTTTCGTGTTTTAGGTTGGTCCCGAATAGTGCTGGGTGGATTGACAGGGCGTTGCTCATCGTTATGTGTATAGTTCAGGCGGGTATTATGACTCTATGGATGCTCTATGCCGCGGCTTCGAATGTCGTCTTGTTCATGTATTGCAAGGCGTTGCACGGTGAATTGGCGTTGGAGATTGCGCAAGAGTTCTCGCGGGAGTATGTTTGCTTGCCATTTGATGACGGGAAAGTTCCTCGTGTTGTTTATGTTGCCTAG
- the LOC140980222 gene encoding protein argonaute 7-like, whose protein sequence is MEDEESNSTTRSFSGNRSAHAYHYHHQLLQSSNRLAYGYGFGFGFGYQNLYQIYPALLPLPPAIPLHLTITPPFLQNHSFESKTHFRKSSLEENNHRIATSSDSHVREFSVSQAEIEIQKKICLPFEKRNGRKIAGDKPKALAVARRPDSGGVKGRVVSLLANHFLVQFDPSQQIFHYDVEISPNPSKEISRMIKRKLVEENSARLSGALPVYDGGRTIYSPVEFQDDRLEFYISLPIADGKPVLMCVESMNPQENMQHKIFRVSMKLVSKVDGESLSSYLSKGDDITPLPQEYIHALDVVLRESPAEKCIAAGRSFYTSLIVGEKEIGGGAVALGGFFQSLRPTQQGLALNVDFSVTAFHESIGVIPYVQKRFDFMHDIFQNKAKSLTNEERKEVEKTMKNIRVFVCHRETVQRYRVYSLTEEVTENLSFLDRDGTKLRVVSYFKDHYDYDVQYRNLPCLQISRRKACYLPMELCVICEGQKFFGKLSDDQTVKVLKMGCQKPRERKKIITSVMEGSFGPTSGDHEKEFKLKVSKEMTRLTGRILQPPKLRLGNGGHVRNLTPSRHDRQWNLLDSHVFEGTRVERWAIVSFGGTSDQKSCIPKFINQLSQRCENLGILLHKHTVVSPIFESMHVLGNARLLESKLKKIHKAAFNNLQLLICVMERKHKGYADLKRIAETSIGVVSQCCLYSNIGKLSSQFLANLALKINAKVGGCTVALYNTLPSQIPRLFRQDNPVIFMGADVTHPHPLDDFSPSVAAVVGSVNWPSANKYVSRMRSQTHRQEIIQDLSTMVGEILDDFYDELSKLPQRIIFFRDGVSETQFEKVLHEELEAIRHACSRFPSYNPPITFAVVQKRHHTRLFPCDQTDPPFTENHFSDENVHPGTVVDTVITHPKSFDFYLCSHWGVKGTSRPIHYHILWDENEFTSDEMQKLVYNLCYTFVRCTKPISLVPPAYYAHLAAYRGRLYLEHSDSNASTPTSTVSRTSPAKTTPLPKLAENIRKLMFYC, encoded by the exons ATGGAAGACGAAGAGTCCAATAGCACCACGAGGAGCTTTTCAGGAAATCGAAGTGCTCATGCCTACCATTATCATCACCAATTGTTGCAGAGTTCTAACAGGCTTGCTTATGGTTAtggttttggttttggttttggttATCAGAATCTGTACCAAATTTACCCGGCTTTGCTTCCTCTGCCTCCGGCTATACCTCTTCATCTGACAATAACACCTCCTTTTCTTCAAAACCACAGCTTTGAATCAAAAACCCACTTTCGGAAATCCTCGTTGGAGGAAAATAATCATCGTATCGCCACTTCTTCTGATTCCCATGTTCGAGAGTTCTCGGTTTCTCAAG CTGAAATTGAGATCCAGAAGAAAATTTGTCTGCCCTTTGAAAAGAGAAATGGAAGAAAGATTGCGGGCGATAAGCCAAAAGCATTGGCTGTTGCAAGAAGGCCGGATTCCGGCGGGGTGAAAGGGAGGGTTGTTAGCCTCCTTGCTAATCATTTCTTAGTCCAATTCGATCCATCACAACAAATTTTTCATTACGATGTTGAAATATCTCCGAATCCCTCGAAGGAAATTTCTCGAATGATCAAGCGAAAACTCGTTGAGGAGAATTCCGCGAGACTATCTGGTGCTCTTCCGGTCTATGATGGTGGAAGGACTATCTATAGCCCTGTAGAATTCCAAGATGACAGGCTTGAGTTTTATATTAGCCTCCCTATAGCTGATGGTAAACCGGTTTTAATGTGTGTAGAATCGATGAATCCGCAAGAAAATATGCAACATAAGATTTTTCGAGTTAGTATGAAGCTCGTCTCAAAGGTTGATGGTGAATCCTTAAGTAGCTATTTGAGTAAAGGAGATGATATCACTCCTCTTCCACAAGAGTATATCCATGCATTGGATGTCGTATTGCGGGAGAGTCCAGCAGAAAAGTGTATAGCGGCAGGGAGGTCATTTTACACGAGTTTGATCGTTGGGGAAAAAGAAATAGGGGGTGGAGCCGTTGCACTTGGGGGATTCTTCCAGAGCTTAAGGCCAACACAACAAGGCCTTGCCCTAAATGTTGATTTCTCGGTGACAGCTTTTCATGAAAGTATCGGTGTGATCCCTTATGTGCAAAAGCGCTTCGATTTTATGCATGATATCTTTCAAAACAAGGCCAAAAGTTTGACGAACGAAGAGAGGAAAGAAGTGGAGAAAACAATGAAGAACATTAGGGTATTTGTTTGCCATAGAGAAACCGTTCAAAGATACCGAGTTTATAGCTTAACCGAAGAAGTAACTGAAAATCTATCCTTTCTTGATAGAGATGGGACGAAACTACGGGTTGTTAGCTATTTCAAGGATCACTATGATTATGATGTGCAGTATCGAAATTTGCCTTGCTTGCAGATTAGTAGGAGGAAAGCATGTTATCTTCCCATGGAGCTTTGTGTGATTTGTGAAGGGCAGAAGTTTTTTGGTAAACTCTCTGATGATCAGACCGTGAAAGTGCTTAAAATGGGCTGTCAAAAACCTCGAGAACGCAAGAAAATCATCACCAGTGTTATGGAAGGATCATTCGGCCCAACTAG TGGCGATcatgaaaaagaatttaaactCAAAGTTTCGAAAGAAATGACACGACTGACAGGTAGAATTCTTCAACCTCCCAAACTTAGGCTTGGAAACGGTGGTCATGTAAGAAACCTGACTCCTTCACGTCACGATCGGCAGTGGAATCTTTTGGATAGCCATGTCTTTGAGGGTACTCGAGTTGAGCGGTGGGCGATTGTAAGTTTTGGTGGCACCTCAGACCAAAAGTCTtgcattccaaaattcataaaccaGCTGTCTCAAAGATGTGAAAATTTGGGTATTTTGCTCCACAAACACACAGTTGTGAGTCCAATCTTCGAGTCAATGCACGTCCTTGGAAATGCGAGGCTTTTGGAATCTAAACTCAAGAAAATTCATAAAGCTGCCTTCAACAATCTTCAACTGCTTATCTGTGTTATGGAGAGGAAACACAAAGGATACGCTGATTTGAAGCGAATTGCTGAAACGAGTATAGGAGTTGTTAGCCAGTGCTGTTTATACTCGAATATTGGCAAGCTAAGTTCACAGTTTCTTGCGAACTTGGCTCTTAAGATAAATGCAAAAGTTGGGGGATGCACTGTTGCACTTTACAACACATTACCTTCTCAAATCCCAAGGCTCTTCAGGCAAGACAATCCGGTGATCTTTATGGGCGCGGATGTGACACATCCCCATCCATTAGACGATTTTAGTCCCTCAGTTGCTGCTGTTGTTGGAAGCGTAAATTGGCCTTCGGCAAACAAGTATGTTTCAAGAATGAGGTCCCAAACGCATCGACAAGAGATTATTCAAGACCTTAGCACAATGGTAGGAGAAATATTAGATGATTTTTACGACGAACTCTCAAAACTTCCACAAAGAATAATCTTTTTTCGAGATGGGGTTAGTGAAACACAATTCGAAAAAGTTTTGCATGAAGAATTAGAAGCCATTCGACATGCTTGTTCAAGATTCCCAAGTTATAACCCTCCGATCACTTTCGCAGTAGTGCAGAAACGGCACCATACTCGGCTATTCCCTTGTGATCAAACCGATCCACCTTTCACAGAGAATCACTTCTCGGATGAAAATGTACATCCTGGAACCGTGGTGGATACAGTGATAACTCATCCAAAATCATTCGACTTCTACCTCTGTAGCCACTGGGGTGTAAAGGGTACGAGTCGGCCCATTCATTACCACATTTTGTGGGATGAAAATGAGTTCACATCCGATGAGATGCAGAAGCTGGTTTACAATCTTTGCTACACGTTTGTGAGGTGCACCAAGCCTATTTCTTTGGTCCCTCCTGCATATTATGCTCATCTTGCTGCCTACAGAGGCCGGTTATATCTTGAGCACTCGGATTCAAATGCCTCAACCCCAACATCCACTGTTTCTAGGACATCGCCGGCTAAGACAACACCTTTGCCCAAACTTGCTGAGAATATTAGGAAGCTAATGTTTTACTGCTGA
- the LOC140981110 gene encoding rhamnogalacturonan I rhamnosyltransferase 1-like yields the protein MEGVRSERFVEKSPPLQGHVTPRTRLQVWFIRVCSSILIWTCLVQLVTVGELWHPHLLGGIPGFTKMLIRVEGSLPSSPPPLVPARNYKSNGFLKVSCNGGLNQMRSAICDMVIVARILNLTLVVPELDKTSFWADPSNFEDIFDVRHFIDSLRDEVRIIKRLPKRFGLRYGYQPLVMPPVSWSSEQYYLKQLLPLFEKRKVIQFNRTDSRLANNGIPLELQRLRCRVNFHALKFTPEIEALGNKLIRIIQQKGPYLALHLRYEMDMLAFSGCTHGCTNGEAENLKRLRYAFPWWREKEIVSEEKRSHGLCPLTPEETALVLQALDFDKKIQIYIASGEIYGSERRLATLRAAFPRILKKEMLLDPEDLQQFQNHSSQMAALDFMVSVASDIFVPTYDGNMARIVEGHRRYHGFKKTFQLNRAKLVELLDLRQNGTLSWDDFSFAVRQAHEKRTGQPIRRRVISDKPKEEDYFYANPQECLCEGMNCGYSSSPGNTTTV from the exons ATGGAGGGGGTTAGATCGGAGAGATTTGTTGAAAAATCGCCGCCGCTACAGGGGCATGTTACGCCGAGGACGAGATTGCAAGTTTGGTTTATTAGGGTGTGTTCTAGCATTTTGATATGGACGTGTTTGGTTCAACTTGTTACGGTTGGGGAGCTGTGGCACCCCCATTTGTTGGGCGGAATTCCGGGTTTCACGAAAATGTTGATTCGCGTTGAGGGATCATTACCTTCTTCCCCTCCGCCTCTAGTTCCTGCCA GAAACTACAAAAGCAATGGTTTTTTAAAAGTCTCTTGCAATGGTGGCTTGAATCAAATGCGATCCGCA ATTTGTGATATGGTAATTGTTGCCCGGATTTTAAATCTTACATTGGTTGTTCCTGAGCTTGATAAGACATCATTCTGGGCTGATCCCAG CAATTTCGAGGATATTTTTGATGTGAGACATTTTATTGATTCATTAAGAGATGAAGTTCGAATTATCAAGAGGTTACCAAAGAGATTTGGCCTGAGATATGGATATCAACCACTTGTGATGCCTCCAGTTAGCTGGTCAAGTGAGCAATACTACCTGAAACAG CTTCTGCCTCTCTTTGAAAAGCGCAAGGTGATTCAATTCAACCGAACAGACTCACGGTTGGCAAACAATGGGATCCCTCTGGAGCTCCAGAGACTTCGATGTCGTGTCAATTTTCATGCATTAAAGTTTACGCCTGAGATTGAGGCCCTGGGAAACAAGTTGATCCGTATTATTCAACAGAAGGGACCTTATTTAGCATTGCATTTGAGATATGAGATGGACATGCTGGCTTTCTCGGGTTGCACTCATGGCTGCACCAATGGAGAAGCAGAGAATCTCAAACGACTGAG GTACGCCTTTCCTTGGTGGAGGGAGAAAGAAATAGTATCAGAAGagaaaagatctcatggcttaTGTCCTCTCACCCCTGAAGAGACAGCTTTGGTTTTGCAAGCATTGGATTTCGATAAAAAGATTCAGATCTATATTGCATCTGGTGAAATCTACGGTAGTGAAAGGAGACTTGCAACACTAAGAGCTGCCTTTCCGAGGATT TTGAAAAAGGAAATGTTGCTTGATCCTGAAGATTTGCAGCAATTCCAGAATCATTCGTCTCAAATGGCAGCTCTTGACTTCATGGTTTCTGTTGCCAGCGATATTTTTGTTCCCACTTATGATGGAAACATGGCAAGAATCGTGGAAGGTCATCGTAG GTATCATGGGTTCAAAAAGACCTTCCAACTGAATCGTGCCAAACTTGTCGAATTGTTGGATTTACGTCAAAATGGAACTTTATCGTGGGACGATTTTTCCTTTGCTGTTCGGCAGGCTCATGAAAAAAGAACGGGTCAGCCAATTCGTAGAAGGGTTATTTCGGACAAGCCTAAAGAAGAAGATTATTTCTATGCAAATCCTCAAGAATGCCTATGTGAAGGTATGAATTGTGGATACTCATCGAGTCCCGGCAATACAACCACAGTATAG